ATATTGTGATGAGTGATACATCCCACTAGCCTGCTACGCAAGCCAActcaattgtattttgttttaaaataaatgtccatgtttgttatttttgttaaaaagtaaaactttattgtgaaccattttttaaataattacttcCACCTTATGCTTCAAGGGTAGATATTTCATAAATATTGTGTACTGTGCACACTGGAATCGAAGGTATAGCTCTGGATAAAAATTGCACTACACTCACTGGAAATCAGTGAGAGATCTGTCTAGGATACTTTGCACTTGTGCTCGCTGCATGCTACTTGTATCCTGCTGGATAGGTCAGACGGCACTGACTTTTCTGCCCTGAACCGCGGTTCTTCCCATCAATCAGAAGCAAAGGGGTCTGCATGTGGTAGTCAATAATTTCACTCACTGAGTTGAAGTtctggaaaacagaaaaaaataattaaaaatacatttaaaaaaaaaaaatctcatatatatgtatatatatatacataaaatatattatatattaaatattatattaaaaacatatttatatatatatatatataatatatagatatatagatatctatatatataatatagatatatatatatatatatgataatattatacacTACATTTGATATCTAGTCTGAACATTCCATTTGATGGTATGACAGGTATGTGCATAATGACAAGCCATAGCCATAATGCATGGAAAGTACCACACAGGCGTACATCTTTTCCTTTGAATCCAGTCCCTAGTAAATAGACGTTTTGCTCTTCTTGGTAGCGAATCTGAATGTTGAACACTTTATTTCTGTACAGCACCATGAGAACAAATGGCTGGACTGCTGACTGCTTGGAGCTGTCTCTAACCAGGAATGCACCGTCCTGAAACACAACACCAAACACTATACATTAAactgacaataataatacaaatgatacattttaaactctTGACATGTTTAGATAAATACAAGTTCACTGTAATAACAATATAAGTTAATCCATCAAGATAGTCTTTCTcagaagaaatatttattttttatggtgcCTTGTGTTACAGAATTAGTTTTGATAGCTGAACTAAACTTGGGGGTACAGTAATTATATTCTGAAAAGAAGTGGCCCCTCCCCCATTTACCTCATTCACATTCCTCAGACAGTCCTCTGCATCTGGACGAGTAATGCGGGCCACATACCAGTGTGGATCCAAGTCCTGTTCAAAGACAAGCACAGTCATTCAGAGGACATTATTCTCTACACATCATCCTTGGTACTGTATCTTGGTACTTACTGCTTCCTGCTGTTTACTGGTCTGCACTAGAGCAAAAAGAAGTATTCCGTCCcatgcaatacaaaataattataaaaccgCAACAGTGAAACATCTGCTCTTCACTAATATACTGCACAACATCCTGGAAATACTTATCCTGGTGAGCACTAGTCAGTGCTACAGCAACACAGCAAGTTTGGTGAGCACATAATTCCATATCATTCTGTCAGTTCAATGTCAACCACTACATAAATTGTCAATGCTGGTTTATGTAATCAGTAGTACTAAGTAAAGACAACttcatttaaatctgtttataGTATATCCCTGTGTTCAGTTCTTAGCATGTCCTTGTGTAATCTGTGCCATCCCCCAGTCAAATCTGACCAAAAGATATTTTAGAAATATTCATCAGATCAGTTATAGTCCTTGTTGTTGCCACAGCACTCTTCACTGATTTCGACAATTAACTCATTTTGACATGTTGATGAGGACAACCAATAAATCACAATGTGTTCAGTACAGTGAGTAAATTGCTATGCTCACAaatgtcagtttgtgtgtgtggtgaccCCTACCTCGTCATGTGTAAGGGGAGGTGCCGGCGCCATGGCAGGTTGTGATTGAGGAGGGGGGAGTGGTGGCCTTGCATCACTAGGTCCTCTTGACTGAGACCGGTTAATGTtgatagctttaaaaaaaaataatatacatttttaaagttattagtCTGTACACTCGGCAGGCCAGGTTCATTACAGAGACAAATGTACAGGAGTAAAAGTCATACATTAATATTCCAGctattttaaagctaaaaaaagTTTCTTGGTTACATTTTCCAGGGTGCTTTTTTTACCTACAGTCAATCAGTAGGCAACCtgcatttgtgttttactgtGATTATGACCAAATTCCTCGTCTTTCACGCTCTAAGGAGAACATACCTGACTGAAGTCTGGATGGCAGAGACCCACCAGGAGGTAGTCTGTCAGAGTGAGAAGAAAGAAGCCGAAGCGAATCAATGGAAAAGTTATGTACTGTACAAGTTGGCTTTAGCAGGTGTTCATGAGGCAGTTAAAGCTTCTCCTCACAGCTCTGTGAGCACATATTAACCATGACCTGAACTACTATTGACAGAGACTGTCAGTTGTGTTACATTGTGTGATAGTTATGTGGGTAGATTGAAACTACCAAATATATATTCACTTGTGACTTTGAGACAGATTTTAACTCATAAACATAAGAATAAACCACTGCACCACCAAGCCATTAGTTAAACATGCATATGCTAGTTcatgatgtaaataaaatgtactgggattaaataaaataaatgaagtgtAGAAATCACCAGTCACAGCTGTAGAGAAGTCTTCCTGACACAAGGTACATAAACTTGTTCCTATTGAGTGTTTTAACTTGATTGAGACAGTATTTGGCTTAATAAAATCATAGTGTGTTGATGTTAGATGCTAAAAAGAATCGATAGAAAGTATACTCTAGGATTATTCTGGTAATCATCAGTGGCTCTGTCGCTCTACCTGTCGGTGTGGTTGTTAGAGCCCATGGGCCCTGGTTTTGGGGGCAGGCCCTTCGATCGCAGAGGGAAAGTGTTGGAGTTGAATGGGGAACTGCCCGGCTGTGGGACAGGGGGCCGCATCAGGGCACCTGCAGGCAAGGGAGGAAGAATACACACAGAATTAAATTTGCAGCAACACTGACAACCTGGAACGCTCGCAATATATTAGTAGTTTTTAAAATTTGATATCACAAAAAAGTTAGAATGTACTTACTGTCATCCTGTGGCtgtgaacaaaacagaaaagtatattatttttaatgcaaattaATAAGTATAGGAAGAGAGGAATTTTGTTGACGATTTCTTTACTTACTTCATCTCTTCTGTCCTGAGCCCATGGTCtgcaaaaaaaagattgtttttttttaaatgtatgagtTCGTTTCCTAACAGTAAGTAAgttttatttatacagtgcctttcatacgATAGTAtcgcaaagtgctttacaagtcaataaaaacaaaaaaaaaaaaattacaataaaatgaattaaaacaataaaagaacatcaatattagtagagaaataaaaagagaagaacACTTTTAACACTGTGGATAAAATGCTTGTCTAAAAAAGTAGTCTTGATATAAAAATatgaagtgactctgcatctctAACGTCAGATGGAAGTTTATTCCATAATCTGAGAGCATTGTAACTAAAAGCGctttctcctttcctttttgtcttaATCTTTGGGAGGGACAGAAGACCAGAATCAGACGACCTTAAAGCATGTCTAGGTACAAATCCTTTTAGATAATCAGATGCCAAGCCATGTAGGGTTTTGCAAGTCAAAAGTTGGATCTTATAATCAACTCTATATCTtactggaagccagtgtagagaAGCAAGCACATGAGTTATGTGgagacttttcttttttaactaatCACCTGTGTCGCTGCATTTTGAACAAATTCTAACCATGAAAAGGCATGGCCTAGTAACCCAGCAAAAATAGCATTGCATTGCTCGAGTCTAGATGAGACAAAAGCATGAATTAGCTTCTCAGAATCTGGCAATGAAAGACAATACCTAACCTTAGGAATATTGCAtagatgataaaaagacactttggTGACATTACGGATATAAGCCTCAAAACATAAATCAGAATCAAATATGAAACCcacattttagaatttaaattacTCAACTCAATTGACAAATTACAGTAGAGCACAAGCTGATGGGTTTGTTACACAGACATCagttaaatatgtgtgtgtgtgtgtgtgtgtgtgtgtgtgtgtgtgtgtgtgtgtgtttgtttaaacggAAGTAATATGTAAGAGATGCAATTTCATCCAATTAGACATTCTACAACTCTCATGGTATAGTAGTGTAACATGCAGCTGCAATACAGCCTAGATTTTGTTCCAAACTGGCCATAAGAGATGTACTTATGTACactcatagtgctgcaggaagagggcagcagccttacaatattcGCCTGTctgtcatggcagtgacacagagaggtgggagagagggtgtgtggctctccctctctctgagtggctgagaggcgggtcttgggggattgctggccctataaagattacACTCTGTGTTCCCTCGAGCTGCCCTCTTGAAGACGAAacgagccagctggcggaagctgaGCTGATTGCACCAAGCACAGCCggcgatacaaaaaaaataaataaacgaaccTGAGAATCATTAATAGGTTAAAAAGAGAAAGAGTGGAGGATTCCTGGCAGTCCCCGAACGTGTGTAGGTGGAGAGAACACAATAGTGTAAGATGGAGACCTCGGCCATGCGGATAGCGACGGTTGGGAAGACGCCGCCAagtgcagcacttttgttttgtagttttattactgtgttttattttccctttttctttagccttttgttttcattattatttctgcaCTTGCACGTGCACTAGACCCTGTACCTGGATTGGTAAAccgtggtcctgtttactgtcaGCAGTATCCAGGCCACGGACAGCagcaccctctgcaggctaaaataaagcattgcacCCAGAAAATAAAACCGGACACCTGTGCGGTGCTTCTAAATACacccttctgtctcccgtgtcagtgaatacccacacccttccacattGGTAAAATGTAGTTGTACTCTTGTCTGATTGGTATAGAATACAATGTAAAAGGCTGTCTGTACACCTGCATTCAATGTGCATTAGAAAGCTGAATGCAGTGGAAATACAGCCTGGACTGTGTTGTTTCTTGCACGGGCACTGTGCTGAACCCCACCTGGCAGCTGGTTGTCTTCGACCTATGGCTGAGTCATTCCGGTCAATGGGTATCGGAGGTTTGGCTATTCTGTGCAAGTCAGGTGGCTTCTCTGCTGAGGGTGGCCTTTAAGAGACAAtcagaataaacacatttccagGGAGAATAGCTGAGAAGGAGGGGGTAGAGTGCAGTCAGTGTGAGGCATCAGTGCAGTTtgcaaaactatatattttttctacacTGAAAatcggaaaagaaaaaaataccatgcaggactgctattttttcttttcacagatgttacgcatcaaaaaaaaaaaaaaaaactcaaacattcAGCGTGTGAGTGAGTGCTGATTGTGCGTGTGTGCAAGACAGAGTATGTCTGTACGTAATTAATACAGTGAGTTAGCTATCAATACAAGCTGTGAAAACTGTACTTCACGATTGTGTTCAGAACACGCCACTCAGcatccttttttttataatttcataaAGACAATTTGTAATGGGCCTGGAGGTAAGGCTGGTAGTTATTTgtgaaaattaaaaagaaacattctaGCCCCTTACAAAACACAGGCATTGGGTGAAACGTTTGTCTTCCTGACtttctttagttttttattcAGAATGTATGCTCATACTAGCCTGTTCATTACCTTAATAAAAATATCTGTCTGTTTTGAAGGCGACCCTTTTCTCACAGGTGTGTGAGTCAAGATTATATGTATACTTAAACTTTTTCTCAGTCAGGATCAGCTACAATTGCTTTAGTGTCAGCAAAGTGCTTTCAGTACATACAGTAACGCGAATGCCTAGGCTACTTAATTTACTGACCTGTAAAAACAAccattgataaaaataaaaaataaataagaaaatagtaAAATCTACTTTACTGACATATTGTATGAGTATAATGTTAAGGAAATCATACCTTTTGGGTTGTACAAGAGGCTGTGgaataaagtataaaaaaattAGGTTAGAAGGTTAGAAACAATAAGAAAATGAATTAGTAAATATTACAGTACCTCCAATTCTGATACTATGGATTCTGGGTTCAACTTATTCTCCCTGTCTCAGGTGGATAGAAGCAGAGATTCATAACAGACTGCTTGGTCAGGTAGACCCAACTCTATACTGCTacattagctgaaacatttgctATACTGGACACAGTGGATATTCCAGAAAAGAACAGGGAACCTGAAATGGTTATGGAAGATCAAAATGTAGGCTGGGGAACAAACATAaatatgtgaaaaaagaaaataaaacaaaataaccaaacatacaaaaatacaacttcaaccttcagcactaagtaactttaAAGAAAGGCTTAACATTTCAGTGGAttatggagaagaaaaaaaaaaaaaaaggaatcgaTACACATATTAGTATATTAGATAAGTTAACAGGTCTGAAAGAGTTGATCTCACCTTATCACCAAAGGGGGGTTTCTGTCCTGGAAGAGAGAAAtcagaacaataaaaaacaatccaATTCCTTCAGCTCAACatcatttagagaaaaaaaaaaaaaaaaatcatgctgtgGTTAGACTTGCGGAGCCAAGTTGCTTCCCTCTAAACAGTAGTGTGCTACCCACTCACCATGCTGCACTTGGAGAGGGTATGGGCAGATACACCCACACTTACCCTGCTTGGGGGACCCCCTCTCAGGTAGACCTGGTAAACTGCGCTCCATTGTTGTCGGCTTCCTAGTCCTGTCCACTGAGGGAGCTCCTGGTAAACCAGCTAtggtaataaaacaaagaagctaATAAATAAGTCTCCCTTTCAGGTACTGCCAATTGGATATATTATATTTCTACAGCATGTATCTACTGAGATGTATTATCTCATGTCACGTGATATAAAGCTAGTCCCAGGTTACTTACGCTTGGGGGGTTTGAAGCCTCTCTCTTCACATTTAGGAGGCATCGGACTGGTCATCTGCAACAGAAACGAGAGAACAGAGTAGTATTGGGATTGAGAGAAAAagctggtgtgtatgtgtgtgtgtgtgtgtgtgggggtgtctGCAGGATATACTCACACTGCCCCTGCTGGAGGGTAGCGGGAGTGTGGCTCCGGGTCTCTGAGGAGGGACAGGAGGCTGGCCAGGGAGAGTTCTCACAGAAGATGCACGATTGCGGTTGTCTGGAAACACAATCAACAGTCGCTTAGCGCAGTACAGCTATACAGCCCTGTTAGGTTGTCATAAACAGAACCTACTTAACTCTACAGAGCTACTGTTTACTAAAGcaacccctaaccctaagccACCCTCCCTGTTTTACCCCTGTCAGTTTATCAGCCCTCCCCGGCCCCGCCTCACCGATGTAGTCAGAGTTGTTGCAGATGGCCTTAGCGGGCAAGATCTTGCTTTGATGGTCCTCGGGTGGGTCAGAGGGAGGGGGTTCGTAGTCGTTATCACTGTCACCCTTTTCAGGCATGTCGTCATTCGGTGATTCGTAATCCCCCCCGCTGGCAACGTCATCCTCTGCGTCTGGGCTTTCGTAGTCATCTTCATCCTGTAGAACAGAGGGACTGCCACTATATCTTTGTCCAGTGAGCCAATCGTGATGCCAATTCTTGCTCCATCAGCCACAAAAACTAAATGAAGGCCTGAACCGAAACAGTTGTCATCTTCACTAAGGGGTTGACTTGATAGCAGGATAGGCTAAAATCAACGCCTTGTTATTTTTATACTGAAAGTTTTactccaaaggaaaaaaaaaaggaaaatgcaacaAGAAGTGCTGTGTTTTTCCAGCTATTTTGTGTTTACTGAAACAATGTACTCACAAATTCTTCTGAATCCCAGCCTGAGGCGTGATCTTGAGAGATGTCTATTTAGAGATTTCAAACAGTTAATTAATAGAGTTGTCAAACACAATAATTCATAGAGGCATGTACAATTTGTATCAATGAGTTTTGATCTTGCAGAACCGAAGTTATGTATTGTGATCTTTCCGATCTGAGAGCAGATAC
The Polyodon spathula isolate WHYD16114869_AA chromosome 22, ASM1765450v1, whole genome shotgun sequence genome window above contains:
- the lcp2a gene encoding lymphocyte cytosolic protein 2a, which translates into the protein MSFGNVPSRSEVMHWNASKLSDYLKSLNIKDCDKVVKKHNINGSRFLEMSDSDMQKFPKLHAPLISRLSHEINRKEEKRGFFNKKPTVHKIQEPDISQDHASGWDSEEFDEDDYESPDAEDDVASGGDYESPNDDMPEKGDSDNDYEPPPSDPPEDHQSKILPAKAICNNSDYIDNRNRASSVRTLPGQPPVPPQRPGATLPLPSSRGSMTSPMPPKCEERGFKPPKPGLPGAPSVDRTRKPTTMERSLPGLPERGSPKQGQKPPFGDKPLVQPKRPPSAEKPPDLHRIAKPPIPIDRNDSAIGRRQPAARPWAQDRRDEPQDDSALMRPPVPQPGSSPFNSNTFPLRSKGLPPKPGPMGSNNHTDRLPPGGSLPSRLQSAININRSQSRGPSDARPPLPPPQSQPAMAPAPPLTHDEDLDPHWYVARITRPDAEDCLRNVNEDGAFLVRDSSKQSAVQPFVLMVLYRNKVFNIQIRYQEEQNVYLLGTGFKGKDNFNSVSEIIDYHMQTPLLLIDGKNRGSGQKSQCRLTYPAGYK